Genomic segment of Candidatus Rokuibacteriota bacterium:
CCCGGTGAATGGGATCTCGTCGACTGCCGTGCCGGACGTTTCTCCTACACGTACTCCCGGTCTTTCACCTCACACCACAGGGAGACTCCAACCATGCTGAGCTTCTGGCACAAGAGACGGAAAGCCCTTGGGGGGCAGCGCGGCTTCACCCTCATCGAGCTCATGATCGTCGTCGCCATCATCGG
This window contains:
- a CDS encoding prepilin-type N-terminal cleavage/methylation domain-containing protein, producing MLSFWHKRRKALGGQRGFTLIELMIVVAIIG